Below is a genomic region from Streptomyces sp. RPA4-2.
CGGCCGCTCTCCAGGTGAGCGTCGACGTCAGGTTCTCGTAGAGGTTGTTCTTCTCGTCGGCGCCGCCGGAGTCGATCGCCGAGAAGAGCGCGAAGCTGTCGTCGCCCGTGGCTCGGGCGTCGTTGTTCACCACGTGGTTGTCCGTCGAACCGTTCGTCATGTTGATGCCGTCGGCGAACGTGTCACGGATTCGGGAGTTCTTGATGGTCATGTTGTCGGTGTTGGCGCCCCAGTAGAGGCAGACCATGTGCTCGACCCAGATGTTGTCGATGGTGATGTCGGAGACGTTGGAGAAGTCGAACACCTTGCCCGGGCCGTCGATCCGGGACGTGTAGTTGCCGAAGTAGGAGAAGCCGGCGAACGTCGAACCCTTGGCGCTCGCTTCGGCCCGGAAGCCGACGTCGGTGTTCTCCTGCGAGGAGGGAGCGTGGAAGCGGGTGAACCACGGTCCGGCGCCGACGACCTGGACCGCCTTGCCGTAGACCTGGAACTTGCTGGAGGTCTCGTAGTCACCGGCGGGCAGGTAGACGCCGACGAGCTTGCCCGTGGTGTCCATGCGGACCTTGTCGAGCGCGTTCTGCACGTCCTGGTGCGCGAAGCCTGCCGGGACCGTGTAGGCGGCCGGGTCCGGGTTCGCGGCGGCGGTCGCCTGCTCCGTGTTGATGAAGTCGATGTCGTAGTAGGTGGAGCTGTTGGCGGCGTCCTTCTGGAGCCGGATCTTGGAACCGGCCGGCACGGTCTTGCCGAGCAGCAGGTTCGCCTCGTCGTAGATGTGGCGCGGAGCACCGGAGCCGGGCGAGTTGCCGGGCGCGGTCTCGTTGCCGTACAGCCAGGCGTACTTCGAGGTGAGGTCGATCGCCTTGAGGAACTGGCCGTCCACGTAGACGTTGAGCGTGCTGTCGGTGCCGTCCGGGATCGAGAAGCGGGTCACCAGGCTGTTGGTCGCCGCGCGGGTGGTCCACTCGACGTACTGGCCGGTCCCGGTGAGGGTCACCGCCTTGCGGCCGCTCGCCTCGCCGGCCGCGTCGCCGATGGTCCGGTTCGGGCCGACGACCTTGGCGCCGCCGCCGACCGTGCCGTCCTCGGCCTCGTACATGTCGTACGGCATGTCCGCGCCGCGGCCGACGAACAGGGACTGCGTGGTGGTGTTGTTGGTCCGCTTGACCGGCAGTTCGTTGGCGTCGTCGGCGATGACCGTCTTCACGGTGTACTTGCCGTTGACGCCCGTCCACGAACCGAGGCTGACCGGAGCGGTCGTCTGGCCCGAGGCGATGACGCCGTTGTAGGAGCCGCTGAGTGTCTTGACGGTGGCGCCCTTGGAGTCCTGGATCGTCAGGGTGACGCCGTGGGCACCGGAGGCCGAGTCCGTCGTGCCCTGGTTCTTGATCGCGACGGTGAACTTGACGTCGTCACCCGCCGAGGCGCTGGAGGGAGTCCAGGAGACCGGCGCCGCCACCAGGTCGGAGCTGGAGACGGGCTTGACGACGAGGGCGTCCGAGCGGGTGAAGACGTTGTTCGCGTCGTTCTGCTCGATGACCTTGTTCGACGGGTCCACCTCGGCGCCGACCGGGTAACTGCCCGCGTCCCGGGCGCCGATGCTCGCGGTGACCGTCTTCGTCTCGCCTGTGGCGAGGGCGGGAACGTCCGCCGTGGCGACCTTCGTTCCCCCGAGGGTGAAGTTCAGGTCGGTGGCTTTGGCCGCCTTGGTGCCACTGTTGGTCACGGTCGCCGTGAGGCTGATGGCGTCCGACTCGACGGGAGCCGACGGCGTGTTCGTGATGCCGGTGACCTTCAGGTCCGGGTTGGCGGCCGGCGTGCCGATGACCTGGAACTCGGCGACCTGCCCGCCCGGAGCGCCGGTGTTGGAGGTGAACTTGAGCTGGATGTCGGCGGCGGAGCCGGAGACCGGGATGGTCACCGTGTTGCCGCTCGCCGGCGAGAACGTGTAGTCCTTCGCCGCCGCGAGGCTGGTGAAGGTCGTCGCGTCCTGGTCGCGGCCGAGCACCTGGATGTTCTGTGTGCGCGTAGACCAGGCCGCGTCCGGGTTGAGCTTGACGACGATCTGGCTGAGATCGGCGTTGGCGCCCAGCTTGGTGGTGAGAGTGGCCGGGTAGGCGCCACCCCCGCTCTCCCAATAGGTGCTGGTCAGACCGTCGTTGGCGTTGGTCGCGACGAAGGTGAAGGTGGACGAGGAAGCCTCGATGGGCTTGCCCTGGGCCAGGTTGGAGCCGCCACCCGAGCCGGGCCTGGTGACGCTGTTGCTCGCCACCGACACGTTCCCGGCGGCGTCCTTCGCCTTCACGTAATAGGTGACCGTGGCCGCCGCCGACGGGGTGTCGGTGTACGTCAGGACGTCGCCCGCGACGGATTTGACGAGCTGGTCGTTGGCGTACACGTCGTAGCCGGTGACCTTGACGTTGTCGCTCGACGTCTGCCAGGTGAGCTTCACGTCGCTGCCGGACTGTGTGTAGGCGAGGTTGCCGGGCGCCGTGGGGGCCTGGGTGTCGCCGCCCGACCCC
It encodes:
- a CDS encoding discoidin domain-containing protein, whose translation is MTRHKPRSWRRRAATAALASTVMVLGMPAIGAHAAGGPNAAADAATKAGSALGAHAAASVTDGDADTYWQAGKKSAQWVQTDLGRTKRVRQVVFRLPEAWQSRKQTLALQGSADGKSFATLKSSAQYAFSPGNGNTVKVSFPATLARYVRADFSKNSVASTAQLSEMQVLTTAASTPNLAQGKPFSESGHADVYGAANAGDGNRATYWESTNNAFPQWLQVDLGSSVKVNQVALRLPSGWPSRSQTLKVQGSTDNQNFTDLTASKAYTFDSAGDQSATISFDTTTTRYVRVLITANTGWPAGQLSELEVYGPATGDTQAPTAPSNLSYTEPATGQIKLTWGAASDDTGVSGYDIYANGQLRATVAGNVLTYTDTQSAADDITYFVRAKDAAGNVSSNSNSVTRKGSGGDTQAPTAPGNLAYTQSGSDVKLTWQTSSDNVKVTGYDVYANDQLVKSVAGDVLTYTDTPSAAATVTYYVKAKDAAGNVSVASNSVTRPGSGGGSNLAQGKPIEASSSTFTFVATNANDGLTSTYWESGGGAYPATLTTKLGANADLSQIVVKLNPDAAWSTRTQNIQVLGRDQDATTFTSLAAAKDYTFSPASGNTVTIPVSGSAADIQLKFTSNTGAPGGQVAEFQVIGTPAANPDLKVTGITNTPSAPVESDAISLTATVTNSGTKAAKATDLNFTLGGTKVATADVPALATGETKTVTASIGARDAGSYPVGAEVDPSNKVIEQNDANNVFTRSDALVVKPVSSSDLVAAPVSWTPSSASAGDDVKFTVAIKNQGTTDSASGAHGVTLTIQDSKGATVKTLSGSYNGVIASGQTTAPVSLGSWTGVNGKYTVKTVIADDANELPVKRTNNTTTQSLFVGRGADMPYDMYEAEDGTVGGGAKVVGPNRTIGDAAGEASGRKAVTLTGTGQYVEWTTRAATNSLVTRFSIPDGTDSTLNVYVDGQFLKAIDLTSKYAWLYGNETAPGNSPGSGAPRHIYDEANLLLGKTVPAGSKIRLQKDAANSSTYYDIDFINTEQATAAANPDPAAYTVPAGFAHQDVQNALDKVRMDTTGKLVGVYLPAGDYETSSKFQVYGKAVQVVGAGPWFTRFHAPSSQENTDVGFRAEASAKGSTFAGFSYFGNYTSRIDGPGKVFDFSNVSDITIDNIWVEHMVCLYWGANTDNMTIKNSRIRDTFADGINMTNGSTDNHVVNNDARATGDDSFALFSAIDSGGADEKNNLYENLTSTLTWRAAGIAVYGGYANTFRNIRVADTLVYSGITISSLDFGYPMNGFGTDPTTIENVSLDRTGGHFWGSQVFPAIWAFSASKVFQGIRVNDVDIDDSTYGGVMFQTNYVGGQPQFPVKDTIFTDISITNSKKSGDAFDAKSGFGIWANELPEPGQGPAVGEATFRNLRMSGNAQDIRNTTSTFKINTE